In Verrucomicrobiia bacterium, one genomic interval encodes:
- a CDS encoding Crp/Fnr family transcriptional regulator, with the protein MSLAADLKQAAILNTLRNCRIFHGLSTEDLTAIAAAVVVKPLQKGEYLFRESQPSQGFYIVQAGAVNVHRVNAAGKEQVIRIFRAGETFAEATLATDAGYPADAKAVEPSQVLLVQKSAFLALLRRQPELALRMLASMSLHLRALVAQMEDLMMKDVETRLANWLIKRCPHPEQPTPVTIELSMTKRVLAAELGTVSETLSRTLAKFKSQKLVSVKGRTVTVLDPPGLRRLLQKNLGE; encoded by the coding sequence ATGAGCTTAGCCGCCGACCTGAAGCAGGCAGCCATTCTTAATACCTTGCGAAATTGCCGGATTTTCCACGGCCTTTCGACCGAGGATTTGACGGCCATTGCGGCGGCTGTGGTGGTGAAACCGTTGCAAAAAGGGGAATATTTGTTTCGCGAAAGCCAGCCGTCACAGGGCTTTTATATTGTGCAGGCCGGCGCGGTGAACGTGCATCGCGTCAACGCCGCGGGCAAAGAGCAGGTGATTCGCATCTTTCGGGCCGGGGAGACTTTTGCCGAGGCCACACTGGCCACCGATGCGGGCTACCCGGCGGATGCCAAGGCGGTGGAGCCATCGCAGGTGTTGCTGGTGCAAAAGTCGGCTTTTCTGGCGCTGCTGCGCCGGCAACCCGAGCTGGCCTTGCGCATGTTGGCCTCCATGAGCCTGCACTTGCGCGCCCTGGTGGCGCAGATGGAAGACCTGATGATGAAGGATGTGGAGACCCGGCTGGCCAACTGGCTCATCAAGCGGTGCCCCCACCCCGAGCAGCCGACGCCGGTGACCATCGAGCTGAGCATGACCAAGCGCGTGCTGGCGGCCGAACTGGGCACGGTCAGCGAGACCCTTTCCCGCACACTGGCAAAGTTCAAGTCGCAAAAACTCGTTTCTGTCAAAGGCCGTACGGTCACGGTGCTGGACCCGCCGGGATTACGGCGGTTGTTGCAGAAAAATTTGGGAGAATAA
- a CDS encoding LOG family protein, giving the protein MQQRTRKPVDGALQKRIEELVASQGGGYNEDLVADMIATALKLLKDVKHRGDVRIIQTALRELRYAFKLFEPYAAVRKVAIFGSARTRPQRPEYKQAVEFARRMVEAGYMVITGAGPGIMQAGHEGAGPEKSFGANIRLPWEQSANPVISQDKKLITFKYFFTRKLTFIRQSDALALFPGGFGTLDEGFEALTLMQTGKSQIMPLVLIDRPGGTYWKTWDKHVREHLLRNELISPEDLNLYQITDDPEQAVRWITRFYRNYHSFRYVKDLLVLRLQHAPSPGALRSLNEDFADIVKGEPFRLIQATPEEIEDEDVPTLPRLAFGFNRKNYGRLRELIDRLNTL; this is encoded by the coding sequence ATGCAACAACGCACTCGCAAGCCGGTGGATGGGGCGCTGCAAAAGCGCATTGAAGAACTCGTGGCCAGCCAGGGGGGTGGTTACAACGAGGATTTGGTGGCGGACATGATCGCCACCGCCCTCAAGCTGCTCAAGGACGTCAAACACCGGGGCGATGTGCGCATCATCCAGACGGCACTGCGCGAGCTGCGTTATGCTTTCAAATTGTTTGAGCCTTACGCCGCCGTGCGCAAGGTGGCCATTTTTGGCTCGGCTCGCACCCGCCCCCAGCGGCCCGAGTACAAACAAGCCGTGGAGTTTGCCCGCCGGATGGTGGAGGCCGGTTACATGGTAATCACGGGCGCCGGCCCGGGCATCATGCAGGCCGGACATGAAGGGGCGGGGCCGGAAAAAAGTTTTGGCGCCAATATCCGCCTGCCCTGGGAGCAATCGGCCAACCCGGTCATTTCCCAGGACAAAAAACTCATCACGTTCAAATATTTCTTCACCCGCAAGCTGACCTTTATCCGGCAGAGCGATGCGCTGGCCCTGTTTCCCGGCGGTTTTGGCACGTTGGACGAGGGATTCGAGGCCCTGACCCTCATGCAAACGGGCAAAAGCCAGATCATGCCGCTGGTGTTGATTGACCGCCCCGGGGGGACTTATTGGAAAACCTGGGACAAGCACGTTAGGGAACACCTGCTTCGCAATGAGTTGATATCGCCCGAAGATCTAAATCTTTATCAGATCACCGACGACCCGGAACAGGCGGTGAGGTGGATCACCCGCTTCTACCGCAATTACCATTCCTTCCGTTATGTCAAAGACCTCCTCGTGTTACGGCTCCAACACGCCCCCAGCCCCGGCGCCCTGCGCAGCTTGAACGAGGACTTTGCGGACATCGTCAAAGGCGAGCCCTTCCGCCTCATTCAGGCCACACCGGAGGAAATCGAGGATGAGGACGTGCCCACGCTGCCCCGGCTGGCCTTTGGTTTCAACCGCAAGAATTATGGCCGGCTGCGCGAATTGATTGACCGGCTCAATACGCTGTGA
- the hemB gene encoding porphobilinogen synthase — translation MNTWFAGDFPVRRLRRLRQTEALRRLVRENRLSADQLVLPLFVRHGQGVRQPVNSMPGVCQLSVDELVKEAGRAQEAGVQAVLLFGLPARKDERASEAYAPQGIVQQAVRQLKKAFPQLVVITDVCLCEYMSHGHCGLVDQKDRTGRVLNDPSLQLLAKTALSHARAGADIVAPSDMMDGRVRAIREALDKAGFTETPIMAYAAKFASAFYGPFREAAESAPGFGDRRSYQMDPANGDEALREVALDVAEGADIVMVKPALAYLDVLYRVKITFGLPTAAYAVSAEYSMIKAAGARGWIDEAAVQWESLLAMRRAGADILITYAAVDMARRLNSAR, via the coding sequence ATGAATACCTGGTTTGCAGGTGATTTTCCCGTGCGGCGGTTGCGCCGCCTGCGTCAGACCGAGGCCTTGCGGCGCCTGGTGCGCGAGAACCGCCTGAGTGCGGATCAATTGGTGCTGCCGCTTTTCGTCCGCCATGGACAGGGGGTGCGTCAACCGGTGAATTCCATGCCGGGCGTGTGCCAGCTTTCCGTGGATGAACTGGTCAAAGAAGCGGGCCGTGCCCAGGAGGCGGGGGTCCAGGCCGTTTTGCTGTTTGGCCTGCCGGCGCGCAAGGACGAACGCGCTTCGGAGGCCTATGCCCCGCAGGGAATCGTGCAGCAGGCCGTGCGACAACTGAAAAAGGCTTTTCCCCAACTGGTGGTCATCACGGACGTGTGCCTCTGTGAGTATATGAGCCACGGTCACTGCGGGCTCGTGGACCAAAAGGACCGCACCGGCCGCGTACTCAACGATCCCTCGCTTCAACTGCTCGCCAAAACCGCCCTCAGCCACGCCCGGGCGGGGGCCGATATTGTCGCCCCCAGCGATATGATGGATGGCCGGGTGCGCGCCATCCGGGAAGCCCTGGACAAGGCCGGTTTTACCGAGACGCCCATCATGGCTTATGCGGCCAAATTCGCCTCCGCCTTCTATGGCCCCTTTCGTGAGGCAGCCGAGTCGGCCCCAGGGTTTGGGGACCGGCGCAGCTACCAAATGGACCCGGCGAACGGGGACGAGGCGTTGCGTGAAGTGGCCCTCGATGTGGCGGAAGGCGCCGACATTGTCATGGTGAAGCCGGCCCTGGCTTATCTGGATGTCTTGTACCGGGTCAAGATCACCTTCGGCCTGCCCACCGCGGCCTATGCCGTCAGCGCCGAGTATTCCATGATCAAAGCGGCCGGGGCCAGGGGATGGATTGATGAGGCCGCAGTGCAGTGGGAAAGTCTGCTGGCCATGCGGCGCGCCGGGGCTGACATTCTTATCACCTACGCCGCGGTGGACATGGCGCGCCGGTTAAATTCCGCCCGTTAA
- a CDS encoding tRNA threonylcarbamoyladenosine dehydratase — translation MSDPRFTRTVQLIGEAGLQRLQSSFVVVAGLGAVGSFATEALARAGVGRLRLVDFDRVQLSNLNRQLFALESTLGRLKCEVARERVLDINPRCQVETLALKLDRQTAVQALSGQPDLVLDAIDSVTGKMALVLEAHTRGIPLMASMGAARRRDPAQVQAGLFSQVTACPLARHLRQRLRRAGFTGDFLCIYSTEPAAPLGVAARRDEKMSQEEPNLLDPRAGLGSLPTLTGLFGLRLAHEALRFLLECPTVAGENQAR, via the coding sequence ATGAGCGATCCCCGTTTCACCCGCACCGTCCAGCTCATCGGCGAAGCCGGCCTGCAACGGCTGCAATCCTCCTTCGTCGTCGTGGCCGGTCTGGGGGCGGTGGGCAGTTTTGCCACCGAAGCCCTGGCCCGCGCAGGCGTGGGCCGCCTGCGGCTGGTGGATTTTGATCGGGTACAGCTCAGCAACCTCAACCGCCAACTGTTTGCCTTGGAATCCACTTTGGGACGCCTCAAATGCGAAGTGGCACGTGAGCGTGTGCTCGACATCAACCCTCGGTGCCAGGTGGAAACGCTGGCGTTAAAACTGGATCGTCAGACCGCCGTACAAGCCCTAAGCGGCCAGCCGGATTTGGTTCTGGATGCCATTGATTCAGTCACCGGCAAGATGGCGCTGGTGCTTGAAGCCCACACCCGCGGTATTCCCCTCATGGCCTCGATGGGGGCCGCCCGACGCCGGGACCCGGCCCAGGTGCAGGCGGGATTGTTTTCCCAGGTGACCGCCTGTCCGCTGGCCAGGCATTTGCGGCAACGCCTGCGCCGCGCCGGCTTCACGGGAGACTTTTTATGCATCTACTCCACCGAACCGGCGGCCCCCTTGGGGGTGGCAGCCCGGCGGGATGAAAAAATGTCCCAGGAGGAGCCAAATCTTTTGGACCCACGGGCGGGACTGGGCAGCCTGCCAACCCTCACCGGCCTGTTTGGCTTGCGGCTGGCGCATGAAGCCTTGCGCTTTTTATTGGAATGCCCCACGGTGGCCGGAGAAAATCAGGCTCGTTAA
- a CDS encoding beta-galactosidase: MYFGADYHPEHWVYPYAGTAEEPERRWERDAELMVAAGINAVRMGEFTWGICEPEEGKYDFAWLRRVMDVMQRHGIKVVLATPTAAPPLWLSQKHPEILPIDEKGLVLHEGTRHACCLNCDVFWEYSRKIVTAMARALGDHPQLLAWQIDNGIGGHATEFCYNPETRKDWHDWLRAKYETVERLNECLGLRFWGQTATAFEQVPMPMRAPTAHHPGLMLDWMRFSSDTIVAYLKMQAELLRELTPHAPVTTNMRIFGRHYDQFDVAEVLDFVSMDSYATVKTRSAINACEIDMARSLKKRHRRLPGEGLNFWVIEQKAGQVNWQEVNPLLRPGVTRLFTYQFISRGADAVFYFYWRQPRFGTEQFYGGVLTHDGRGENRVYREICQIGEEMQRLRPLLQGTEVRAEVGLLYSHANEWTQKLPFQPNRHFRQHDHVLLYYTALHDRNMPVDFVRTDEDLSRYRLIIAPSLRLYSEVEAAVLRQYVEQGGTLVSTCNSGLLDENSMVPDGGLPYLLGDVFGLEVQEFDTLAPGEENHLAFRGTFPTSALHPAWLWCDIIEPRGCQIVATYAKDFYAGRPAVTINDYGKGRAVYVGTVSHQPFYLDLMAWLRGMAGLHPLLKVPDTVEVSLREGNGKKVFFLLNHQASPVRITFYKPAHDFLSGRTFTGNYDIPPHGVLVLDEHVAPAV; this comes from the coding sequence ATGTATTTTGGCGCCGATTATCATCCGGAGCATTGGGTTTATCCTTATGCTGGCACGGCGGAGGAGCCGGAACGCCGTTGGGAACGCGATGCGGAATTGATGGTGGCGGCAGGCATCAACGCCGTGCGCATGGGGGAGTTCACCTGGGGGATCTGCGAGCCGGAGGAGGGAAAATATGATTTTGCCTGGCTGCGGCGGGTGATGGACGTCATGCAGCGCCACGGCATCAAGGTCGTGCTGGCCACGCCCACGGCGGCCCCGCCGTTGTGGTTGAGCCAGAAACATCCGGAGATTTTGCCGATTGATGAGAAGGGGCTGGTGTTACATGAGGGCACTCGCCATGCCTGCTGCCTGAACTGCGATGTCTTCTGGGAATACTCACGCAAAATTGTGACGGCGATGGCCCGGGCGCTGGGAGATCATCCCCAGCTCCTGGCCTGGCAGATTGACAACGGCATTGGCGGCCATGCCACCGAGTTTTGTTACAATCCGGAAACCCGCAAGGACTGGCACGATTGGTTGCGCGCCAAATACGAAACGGTGGAGCGCCTCAACGAATGCCTGGGACTGCGGTTCTGGGGCCAGACGGCGACGGCGTTTGAACAGGTGCCCATGCCCATGCGGGCGCCCACCGCCCATCATCCGGGCTTGATGCTCGACTGGATGCGTTTTTCCAGCGACACCATCGTAGCCTACCTCAAAATGCAGGCCGAGCTGCTGCGGGAGCTGACGCCCCACGCGCCGGTCACCACCAACATGCGCATCTTTGGCCGGCACTATGACCAGTTTGATGTGGCCGAAGTGCTCGACTTTGTGTCCATGGACAGCTACGCCACGGTTAAAACCCGATCAGCCATCAATGCCTGCGAAATTGACATGGCGCGTTCGCTCAAGAAACGGCATCGCCGCCTGCCCGGAGAGGGGTTAAACTTTTGGGTCATTGAACAGAAGGCGGGGCAGGTGAACTGGCAGGAGGTCAATCCGCTGCTGCGTCCCGGGGTAACACGGCTGTTCACCTACCAGTTTATTTCGCGCGGCGCGGATGCGGTGTTTTACTTTTATTGGCGGCAGCCGCGTTTTGGCACCGAGCAATTTTACGGCGGCGTGCTGACGCATGACGGCCGGGGGGAGAACCGGGTGTACCGCGAGATCTGCCAGATTGGCGAGGAGATGCAGCGGCTGCGTCCTTTGTTGCAGGGCACCGAAGTCAGGGCAGAGGTGGGCCTGCTCTACAGCCACGCCAACGAATGGACCCAGAAGCTGCCGTTTCAGCCCAACCGGCATTTTCGCCAGCATGATCACGTTCTGTTGTATTACACCGCCTTGCACGATCGCAACATGCCGGTGGACTTTGTGCGGACGGACGAGGATTTAAGCCGGTACCGGCTCATCATTGCGCCATCGCTGCGCCTGTACAGCGAGGTGGAGGCCGCGGTGCTGCGCCAATATGTCGAGCAGGGCGGCACCCTGGTATCCACCTGCAACAGCGGGTTGCTGGACGAGAACAGTATGGTACCGGATGGCGGGCTGCCTTATTTGCTGGGCGATGTCTTTGGGCTGGAGGTGCAGGAATTTGACACCCTGGCACCGGGCGAGGAAAACCATCTGGCCTTTCGGGGCACATTCCCCACCAGCGCCCTGCATCCGGCTTGGTTATGGTGCGACATTATCGAGCCGCGCGGCTGCCAGATTGTGGCCACGTATGCCAAGGATTTCTATGCCGGCCGGCCGGCGGTGACGATCAATGATTATGGCAAGGGCCGCGCGGTCTATGTGGGGACTGTCAGTCATCAGCCCTTCTATTTGGATTTGATGGCCTGGCTGCGAGGCATGGCGGGGTTGCATCCGCTCCTTAAAGTCCCCGACACGGTGGAGGTGAGCCTGCGCGAGGGCAACGGCAAGAAAGTGTTTTTCCTGCTCAATCACCAGGCCTCGCCGGTGCGGATTACGTTTTACAAGCCCGCCCATGATTTCTTGAGCGGCCGCACCTTCACGGGCAATTACGACATTCCTCCCCACGGCGTCCTGGTGCTGGATGAACACGTGGCGCCGGCTGTGTGA
- a CDS encoding sigma-70 family RNA polymerase sigma factor, which yields MPQAELSDEALLEQARQGSLEALETLVSRYEQPVYNLAMRLLRHEQDAEDVTQQTFLNLVENLDSFRGESSFRTWLYRVATFAAFKILRKRKGLDTISLDASVDPTPEQEGPPPHPEFIADWRDTPEHLAQRQEVRQLIEQALAELDEKHRVVFLLRDVEGLSVEETATALGITPANVKVRLLRARLQLRERLTRWLGDPERRLAPHQHEEAED from the coding sequence GTGCCACAGGCCGAACTTTCGGACGAAGCCCTGCTTGAGCAAGCCCGCCAAGGGAGCCTGGAAGCCTTGGAGACACTGGTGAGCCGCTACGAGCAGCCCGTGTACAACCTGGCCATGCGCCTCCTCCGCCATGAGCAGGATGCCGAAGACGTCACCCAGCAGACGTTTTTAAATCTCGTCGAAAACCTGGATTCATTCCGGGGGGAAAGCTCGTTTCGCACCTGGCTTTATCGGGTGGCCACCTTTGCCGCCTTTAAAATCCTGCGCAAGCGCAAGGGGCTGGACACCATCTCCCTGGATGCTTCCGTGGATCCCACCCCGGAACAGGAGGGCCCTCCGCCGCACCCCGAATTTATTGCCGACTGGCGGGACACGCCGGAGCACCTGGCCCAACGACAGGAGGTGCGCCAGCTTATCGAGCAGGCCCTCGCCGAGCTCGACGAAAAACACCGGGTGGTATTCCTGCTGCGCGACGTGGAGGGGTTGTCGGTGGAAGAAACCGCCACCGCGCTGGGCATTACCCCGGCCAATGTCAAGGTGCGCCTGTTGCGGGCCCGGCTGCAACTGCGCGAACGCCTGACGCGATGGCTGGGCGATCCTGAACGCCGCCTTGCCCCCCACCAGCACGAGGAAGCCGAAGATTAA
- a CDS encoding DNA gyrase inhibitor YacG, translated as MAVPRRIKCPTCKKVGDWFGGPYGPFCSERCRLIDLGRWLGEEHRISEPLQEPRLSDGAPAPQSPAGPEKPREG; from the coding sequence ATGGCAGTGCCGCGACGCATTAAATGCCCCACCTGTAAAAAGGTGGGCGACTGGTTTGGCGGTCCCTACGGGCCTTTCTGCTCGGAGCGATGCCGCCTGATTGATTTGGGCAGGTGGCTGGGAGAGGAGCACCGTATCTCCGAGCCCTTGCAGGAGCCTCGGCTGAGTGACGGGGCGCCTGCGCCGCAGTCCCCTGCCGGCCCGGAGAAGCCGCGGGAAGGTTAA
- a CDS encoding TatD family hydrolase, whose protein sequence is MNPLPCPLVDVHLHLQDDFLSARLDEILHLARTAGVQGFINNGAEESDWPQVLAQSRAHPAIVPCFGLHPWYVGARSPQWLETLEQHLDAVPSAVGEIGLDRWKEPRDEAAQEEVFRAQLAVARRRRLPAMIHCVRAWGWLMDVLRDEPPLPAGFLLHAYGGPAELIQPLAEMGAYFSYGGSTLDERKKLRRETLPLIPPDRLLLETDAPDMPPPPPHCLRPLQDQHGRRVNEPANLRPILRGVAALLGMSEEALAQQLWQNTQRFLGPRLLPAPGPPPAP, encoded by the coding sequence GTGAATCCCCTGCCCTGCCCCCTTGTGGATGTGCACCTGCATTTGCAGGATGATTTCCTTTCCGCGCGGCTGGACGAAATACTCCATCTGGCCCGCACGGCAGGGGTGCAGGGATTCATCAACAACGGCGCCGAGGAAAGCGACTGGCCCCAGGTGCTGGCACAGTCCCGCGCGCACCCCGCCATCGTGCCGTGTTTTGGGTTGCATCCGTGGTATGTCGGCGCGCGCTCACCGCAATGGCTGGAAACCTTGGAGCAGCACCTCGATGCCGTCCCCTCGGCCGTGGGGGAAATTGGGCTGGACCGGTGGAAAGAACCGCGCGACGAAGCGGCGCAGGAGGAGGTTTTTCGCGCCCAGCTTGCTGTGGCCCGGCGCCGCCGGCTGCCCGCCATGATCCACTGCGTACGCGCCTGGGGATGGTTGATGGACGTTCTGCGCGACGAGCCGCCGCTGCCGGCCGGTTTTCTGTTGCATGCCTACGGCGGCCCCGCCGAGCTGATCCAACCCCTGGCCGAAATGGGCGCCTACTTCAGTTACGGCGGCAGCACCCTGGACGAACGCAAAAAATTGCGGCGTGAAACGCTGCCGCTGATTCCACCAGACCGTTTGCTGTTGGAAACCGATGCGCCCGACATGCCCCCGCCGCCGCCTCACTGCCTGCGCCCCCTGCAGGACCAGCACGGACGCCGGGTCAACGAGCCAGCCAACCTGCGGCCCATTTTGCGAGGGGTGGCCGCCCTCTTGGGGATGAGCGAAGAAGCGCTGGCACAACAACTCTGGCAAAACACGCAAAGGTTTCTGGGGCCTCGGCTATTACCTGCCCCGGGGCCTCCGCCCGCCCCATGA
- a CDS encoding Gfo/Idh/MocA family oxidoreductase: MNKPFVASRRRFLQQAGAAAGGLALFPTLVPSSVIGANGQVPPSERITVGFIGTGDHGTNWNLSFYRKQKVAQILAVCDVDERRLIRAKQTVDEHHGNEDCLATKDFRHVLARKDIDAVMISTPDHWHTIISLMAIQAGKDVQCEKPTLTIHEGKVLVEAVRKHKRVFQTSTEDRAVPEYHRMAELVRNGRIGKLQRIEVILPKQPTSPGDPTPQPVPPGLDYDMWLGPAPYAPYTKDRVHWNFRWIWDYSGGIICDWGTHLFDTAQWANDTERSGPVEIEGTGTHWEGGLFNTVKDYDVTFRYANGVVMTCKPGNPSIKFIGTDGWVGNTGWRAPVQASSKEILESKIGPNEIHLYTNPAGEHDDFLKCVKSRKDPYFPVDIGHRVSTICHLANIAIKLGRKLRWDPVKEVFIDDAAATAMMDRARRDPWQLPKV; this comes from the coding sequence CGAGCGCATCACCGTGGGCTTCATTGGCACCGGTGACCACGGCACCAACTGGAATCTGAGCTTTTACCGCAAGCAGAAAGTGGCGCAAATCCTGGCCGTGTGCGACGTGGACGAGCGCCGGCTCATCCGCGCCAAACAAACCGTGGATGAGCATCACGGCAATGAAGATTGCCTGGCCACCAAAGACTTTCGGCACGTTCTGGCCCGCAAGGACATTGATGCCGTGATGATCTCCACGCCAGACCACTGGCACACCATCATCAGCCTCATGGCCATCCAAGCCGGCAAAGATGTGCAATGCGAGAAACCCACCCTGACCATTCATGAAGGCAAGGTGTTGGTGGAGGCCGTGCGCAAACACAAACGGGTCTTTCAGACCAGCACGGAAGACCGCGCGGTGCCGGAATACCACCGCATGGCTGAACTCGTGCGCAACGGCCGCATCGGCAAACTGCAGCGCATCGAAGTCATCCTGCCCAAGCAGCCCACCTCCCCTGGCGATCCCACGCCGCAGCCCGTCCCGCCGGGGCTGGATTATGACATGTGGCTTGGCCCGGCCCCTTACGCCCCCTACACCAAGGACCGGGTGCATTGGAATTTCCGGTGGATTTGGGATTATTCGGGCGGGATTATTTGTGACTGGGGCACCCACCTGTTCGACACGGCCCAATGGGCCAACGACACCGAGCGCAGTGGCCCCGTGGAAATTGAAGGCACCGGCACACACTGGGAAGGCGGACTGTTCAACACCGTCAAGGACTATGACGTGACTTTTCGCTACGCCAATGGCGTGGTGATGACCTGCAAGCCTGGCAACCCCAGCATTAAATTTATCGGCACCGATGGCTGGGTGGGCAACACCGGCTGGCGCGCCCCGGTACAGGCCAGCTCCAAGGAAATCTTGGAAAGCAAAATCGGCCCCAACGAAATCCACCTTTACACCAACCCCGCCGGTGAGCACGACGATTTCCTGAAATGTGTCAAGAGCCGCAAGGATCCCTACTTCCCGGTGGACATTGGCCATCGGGTCTCCACCATCTGCCATCTCGCCAACATCGCCATCAAACTCGGGCGCAAGCTGCGGTGGGACCCGGTCAAGGAGGTCTTTATTGATGACGCTGCCGCCACGGCGATGATGGATCGCGCGCGGCGGGATCCGTGGCAGTTGCCCAAGGTGTGA
- a CDS encoding alpha/beta hydrolase: protein MNHGIWLFLMCSMAFVLHAAPAPVTLPLWPNQPPGETETYGEERDTTNEKGGLVAGRRVMRLAPVSRPTLTFYPAPAERNTRTTILVCPGGAYHILAWDLEGTEVAEWLNSIGVNAVLLKYRVPIRKNRERWEAPLEDAQRAMGLVRARAREWNLDPERLGVLGFSAGGHLCALLSCRHASRHYAPVDEADKLSCRPDFTVLVYPAYLTVPKENDAIAPELTISSNLPPTFLVQTQDDGVRVENSVYYYLALKKAGVPAELHLYPRGGHGYGLRPTDNPVTHWPRRVEEWLRASGWLKP, encoded by the coding sequence ATGAATCATGGAATCTGGCTTTTCCTTATGTGCAGCATGGCGTTTGTCCTTCATGCCGCACCCGCACCGGTCACTTTGCCTCTCTGGCCGAACCAGCCACCGGGCGAAACGGAAACGTACGGTGAGGAGCGCGACACCACTAACGAGAAGGGGGGCTTGGTGGCAGGGCGCCGGGTGATGCGGCTGGCACCGGTCAGCCGGCCCACACTGACGTTTTACCCGGCGCCAGCGGAGCGGAACACGCGCACCACCATCCTGGTATGTCCGGGGGGAGCCTATCATATTCTGGCGTGGGATTTGGAGGGCACCGAGGTGGCGGAATGGTTGAACTCGATTGGCGTGAATGCCGTCCTGCTGAAATATCGCGTGCCCATCCGCAAGAACCGGGAGCGTTGGGAGGCGCCGCTGGAGGATGCCCAGCGGGCGATGGGGCTGGTGCGTGCCCGCGCCCGGGAATGGAATCTGGATCCGGAGCGTCTCGGCGTTCTGGGCTTTTCGGCGGGAGGGCATTTGTGTGCTCTGCTGTCCTGCCGCCATGCCAGCCGGCATTACGCGCCGGTGGATGAGGCCGACAAGCTAAGTTGCCGGCCGGATTTTACGGTGTTGGTTTATCCGGCTTACCTTACTGTGCCCAAGGAGAATGATGCCATCGCTCCTGAACTGACCATTTCCTCCAATCTTCCGCCCACTTTCTTGGTGCAGACACAGGATGATGGCGTGCGAGTGGAGAACAGTGTCTATTACTACCTGGCCTTGAAGAAGGCCGGCGTGCCGGCGGAGTTGCATCTCTATCCCCGCGGTGGTCACGGCTACGGATTGCGGCCCACGGACAACCCGGTCACGCATTGGCCCCGGCGGGTGGAAGAATGGCTGCGCGCCAGCGGCTGGCTCAAACCTTAA
- a CDS encoding zf-HC2 domain-containing protein, translating into MSTMNCEEILAALNEYVDGNEAAPLCEEFKQHLAHCQPCQVVVNNLRQTILLCKDGRQYEIPPQCREKIHALLREKFKARLEQEKNRHAP; encoded by the coding sequence ATGAGCACCATGAATTGCGAAGAAATCCTGGCCGCCCTCAATGAATACGTGGACGGCAACGAAGCCGCCCCTCTTTGCGAGGAGTTCAAGCAGCATCTGGCCCATTGCCAGCCCTGCCAGGTGGTGGTCAACAACCTGCGGCAGACGATTCTGTTGTGCAAGGATGGACGGCAATACGAAATTCCGCCCCAGTGCCGGGAAAAAATCCATGCCCTGTTGCGCGAAAAGTTTAAGGCGCGCCTGGAGCAAGAAAAGAACAGGCACGCCCCGTGA